In Acidianus brierleyi, one genomic interval encodes:
- a CDS encoding ArsR/SmtB family transcription factor: MNLERISDLVRVAKALSVPQRVRILKMILQRPMYVQEIAEDMKMPYALAHLHLRALEEAGILKAEYIEIKEPKPHKRKMYYAKDFEIIINNQVIMGLKDER; the protein is encoded by the coding sequence ATGAATTTGGAGAGAATTTCCGATTTAGTAAGAGTAGCTAAAGCTTTGTCAGTACCCCAAAGGGTGAGAATTTTGAAAATGATTTTGCAAAGACCTATGTATGTTCAAGAAATAGCGGAAGACATGAAGATGCCTTACGCACTAGCTCATCTTCATCTTAGAGCGTTAGAAGAAGCTGGAATCTTAAAAGCAGAATATATAGAGATAAAAGAACCTAAGCCTCATAAAAGAAAAATGTATTATGCAAAGGATTTCGAAATTATTATAAATAATCAAGTTATAATGGGGCTAAAGGATGAAAGG
- a CDS encoding ABC transporter ATP-binding protein produces MIVAKNVWKSYGKIIANEDISFEIDEGEFVTFLGPNGGGKTTLMRQIYGELYPDKGEIKIMGMSPQKAIKYIGVVPQESRPLTDLTVEEHIKLLGILKGLSRREAKIKSNELIQKLKLEPKKRVDDLSGGNKRKVLIASAVISNPKLLILDEPTVGLDPEIRREVWDYLKELKKDGTTIIMTTHYLDEAEELSDRVYFMNKRILISGKIGEIRERFSNYYEVVNIENGERYYVKEDEIKKFLNSVNFRFEVKLPSLEDIYMKVISQ; encoded by the coding sequence ATGATAGTAGCTAAAAATGTATGGAAAAGTTATGGCAAAATAATTGCAAACGAGGATATATCATTTGAAATAGATGAAGGAGAGTTTGTTACTTTCTTAGGACCTAATGGAGGAGGGAAAACAACATTAATGAGACAAATTTATGGAGAGCTTTATCCTGATAAAGGAGAGATAAAAATAATGGGAATGAGCCCACAAAAAGCTATTAAGTATATAGGAGTAGTTCCTCAAGAATCTAGGCCGTTAACAGATTTAACTGTGGAAGAGCATATAAAACTATTAGGAATCTTAAAGGGATTATCTAGAAGAGAAGCTAAAATAAAGAGTAATGAACTAATACAAAAATTGAAGCTAGAACCTAAAAAAAGAGTAGATGACTTATCGGGCGGAAATAAGAGAAAAGTACTTATTGCATCTGCAGTAATTAGTAATCCAAAATTATTAATTTTGGATGAACCTACTGTAGGACTAGATCCAGAAATAAGGAGAGAAGTATGGGATTATTTAAAGGAATTAAAAAAAGATGGAACTACTATAATAATGACTACACACTACTTAGATGAAGCTGAGGAATTATCTGATAGAGTTTATTTTATGAACAAAAGGATATTAATTTCTGGAAAAATAGGAGAAATTAGAGAGAGATTTTCAAATTACTACGAGGTTGTAAACATTGAAAATGGGGAAAGGTATTATGTAAAAGAAGACGAAATAAAGAAATTTTTAAATTCTGTAAATTTCAGATTTGAGGTGAAATTACCTTCTTTAGAAGATATTTATATGAAGGTGATATCACAATGA
- a CDS encoding S9 family peptidase, translating into MTPEEAYSIKLVSYVKISDKGLLHVETEIDKDKYKNYIYLNKVKIGEGLIPQFYLNNFYYIRGDKTKSLIVQTEYGEPKKLFTLAKISKYVFHKKGILILGEEKASKKEPFYANKLKYRFDGRGLLRSRQSLYIFDGNLRKILSGDFDVTDVATNGDRVIVSTTQSGDDYGLDDVYEVNIDNGDVRKITKGEGRVSAIAMNEKGDIAYLGHRKGLSPWATQEIIMPEEGKSFMCGNNCGSSVLTDLFDGSSNQIIFNKDEILSLGQEKGSVDIYRISDNKVAKLTNGNKVVKGFDYNGKLAYFYTTPEKPSILYYDGEYDPNPNIKGVSPIHIEGEIEGWAIIRGKENPTIVFIHGGPHTAYGYGYFIEFQFFASNGYNIIYCNPRGSQGYGEEFAKACVGDWGGKDMEDILNFTKKVISQFDLKGKIGVTGGSYGGFMTNWIVTQTDFFSAAISERSISNLVSMCGTSDIGFWFNTIEAGITDPWSKDGIQKLMSISPIYYVKNVKTPTMLIQGEQDYRCPIEQAEQFFIALKMNNIPTMLVRYQGDGHEHARKGNPKNMKDRLKIKMEWFDKYLK; encoded by the coding sequence ATGACACCAGAAGAAGCGTACTCAATTAAACTAGTTTCATATGTAAAAATTTCAGATAAAGGTTTATTACATGTAGAAACGGAAATTGATAAAGATAAATATAAGAACTATATTTATTTAAATAAAGTAAAGATAGGAGAAGGTCTTATTCCTCAATTTTACTTGAATAATTTCTATTATATAAGGGGAGATAAGACGAAATCCCTTATAGTTCAGACTGAATATGGAGAACCAAAGAAACTTTTTACGTTGGCTAAAATTTCTAAATATGTATTTCATAAAAAAGGAATATTAATATTAGGAGAAGAAAAAGCAAGCAAAAAGGAACCTTTTTACGCTAATAAGTTAAAATATAGATTTGATGGTAGAGGTCTACTTAGAAGTAGACAGTCTCTTTACATCTTTGACGGTAATTTAAGGAAAATATTGAGTGGGGATTTCGACGTAACAGACGTGGCTACTAATGGAGATAGAGTAATAGTTTCAACTACTCAGAGTGGAGATGATTATGGGTTAGACGATGTTTATGAAGTGAATATAGACAACGGTGATGTAAGAAAAATAACTAAAGGTGAAGGAAGAGTTTCTGCTATAGCCATGAATGAAAAAGGGGATATAGCTTACTTAGGCCATAGAAAAGGACTTTCTCCTTGGGCCACACAAGAAATTATCATGCCAGAAGAAGGTAAAAGCTTTATGTGTGGAAACAATTGTGGTAGTTCTGTCTTAACTGATCTTTTTGATGGATCTTCTAATCAAATAATTTTTAACAAAGACGAAATTTTATCTTTAGGTCAAGAAAAGGGCTCAGTAGATATTTACAGAATATCAGATAATAAGGTTGCTAAGCTAACCAACGGAAATAAAGTAGTTAAAGGATTTGACTATAATGGAAAGTTAGCTTATTTCTATACTACTCCAGAAAAACCATCTATATTATATTATGATGGAGAATACGATCCTAATCCTAATATTAAGGGAGTCTCGCCAATTCATATAGAAGGAGAAATAGAAGGTTGGGCTATAATAAGAGGAAAAGAGAATCCTACAATTGTATTTATTCACGGTGGACCTCATACTGCTTATGGTTACGGTTATTTTATAGAATTTCAATTCTTTGCAAGCAACGGATATAACATAATATATTGCAATCCAAGAGGTAGTCAGGGATATGGAGAGGAATTCGCTAAAGCATGTGTAGGAGATTGGGGCGGAAAAGATATGGAGGATATATTGAATTTTACTAAAAAAGTTATTTCACAATTTGACCTAAAAGGAAAAATTGGCGTAACTGGAGGATCATATGGAGGTTTTATGACTAATTGGATAGTAACTCAAACTGACTTTTTCTCAGCTGCCATAAGTGAAAGGAGTATTTCTAATCTTGTTAGCATGTGTGGAACAAGCGATATAGGTTTCTGGTTTAATACAATAGAAGCTGGAATTACAGATCCTTGGAGTAAAGACGGAATTCAAAAACTCATGAGTATATCTCCAATATATTATGTTAAGAACGTTAAAACCCCAACAATGTTAATTCAAGGTGAACAAGATTATAGATGTCCGATAGAACAAGCTGAGCAATTCTTTATTGCGTTAAAAATGAATAACATACCTACAATGCTGGTTAGATATCAAGGAGACGGACATGAACATGCTAGAAAGGGTAATCCAAAAAACATGAAAGATCGACTTAAAATAAAAATGGAATGGTTCGATAAATATCTTAAATAA
- a CDS encoding ABC transporter ATP-binding protein, with the protein MDCITLTNVVKRYGSFEALRNLSFSVPCGGRYALLGPNGAGKSTTMKILAGLLKPDLGTVSIAGYPPDSKEAKAIMGYLPEDPLPYRNLTVRENLEYIAALRGIKNTKEKADELMYAFDLTQYEKIAAGKLSRGNQQKLSIALAIMHNPQVVLLDEPLNYLDIPTQEKVISILKNMNSTFLVSTHIMSIAMRLTDHVIMIVNGSVLWAGSIQDLKAMGKEDEPIESVVARMMTNAR; encoded by the coding sequence ATGGACTGTATAACTTTGACTAATGTAGTGAAGCGATACGGAAGTTTCGAGGCTCTTAGGAATCTTTCATTTTCAGTACCTTGTGGCGGTAGATATGCTCTTTTAGGTCCAAATGGAGCTGGTAAATCTACCACTATGAAGATCTTAGCTGGATTGTTAAAACCCGATTTAGGTACTGTCAGTATAGCTGGTTATCCTCCAGATTCTAAAGAGGCAAAGGCAATTATGGGGTATTTGCCAGAAGATCCATTACCGTATAGAAATCTTACAGTAAGGGAGAATCTAGAGTATATAGCGGCTTTAAGGGGAATAAAAAATACTAAAGAAAAAGCCGACGAATTAATGTACGCATTCGATCTTACTCAATATGAGAAAATAGCCGCAGGAAAGCTTTCTAGAGGGAATCAGCAAAAATTGTCTATTGCATTAGCGATAATGCATAATCCTCAAGTAGTATTACTTGACGAGCCTTTAAATTATCTTGATATCCCTACTCAAGAGAAAGTTATTTCAATATTAAAGAACATGAATTCAACCTTTTTAGTTTCAACTCACATAATGTCAATAGCAATGAGATTAACTGATCATGTAATAATGATAGTTAACGGTTCTGTTTTATGGGCTGGAAGTATACAGGATTTAAAAGCAATGGGAAAAGAAGATGAGCCTATAGAGAGTGTAGTAGCAAGGATGATGACTAATGCTAGGTAA